In one window of Mercurialis annua linkage group LG4, ddMerAnnu1.2, whole genome shotgun sequence DNA:
- the LOC126676191 gene encoding rhomboid-like protein 20, whose translation MNGGPSGFNNAPVTRTFVIASALFTLSFGIQGAYTKLGLSYQDIFGKLRIWKLIASVFAFSSTPELLFGLYLLYYFRVFERQIGSNKCSVFILFSIVVSLLFQVLALGLLKEPTTNLLASGPYGVIFASFVPFFFDIPVSTRFRVFSIHFSDKSFVYLAGLQLLLSSWKRSLLPGICGMVAGSLYRLNLFGIRKAKFPEFLTSFFSRLSWPSTGSPRGPTTRNVTGSTPSYPSRHVERTYPAPMAPAEPPEDSIATLVSMGFDRDSARQALVHARNDINAATNILLEAQSH comes from the exons ATGAACGGCGGGCCATCTGGTTTCA ATAATGCGCCAGTAACCAGAACATTCGTCATCGCTTCTGCCCTTTTCACACTTTCTTTTGGGATCCAAGGTGCCTATACGAAGCTTGGATTGTCTTATCAG GATATTTTTGGAAAGCTGCGTATTTGGAAACTTATTGCTTCAGTTTTTGCCTTTTCATCTACACCAGAACTCCTGTTTGGACTCTATCTTCTATACTATTTCAGGGTCTTTGAGAGACAGATAGGTTCTAATAAATGTTCG gtatttattttgttttctataGTAGTCTCATTACTATTTCAGGTCCTTGCGCTAGGGCTCCTTAAAG AGCCCACGACAAACCTACTTGCATCAGGACCTTATGGTGTTATTTTTgcttcatttgtaccctttttctTTGATATTCCTGTGTCAACGCGGTTTCGTGTCTTCAGCATCCACTTCTCTGACAAGTCTTTCGTATATCTAGCTGGTCTTCAG CTGCTTTTATCTTCCTGGAAGAGATCCCTCTTGCCAGGAATCTGTGGCATGGTTGCAGGATCATTATACCGTCTTAATCTCTTTGGCATACGGAAGGCCAAG TTTCCAGAGTTTTTAACTTCATTCTTCTCGCGGCTTTCTTGGCCATCTACGGGAAGTCCACGTGGACCGACAACTAGGAACGTTACAGGGAGTACGCCATCCTACCCAAGTCGCCATGTAGAG AGAACCTATCCTGCTCctatggctcctgcagagccaCCAGAAGACTCGATTGCTACTTTGGTTTCAATGGGCTTTGACAGGGACTCGGCTAGACAAGCACTTGTGCACGCCAGAAACGATATAAATGCAGCAACAAACATTCTTCTTGAAGCGCAGTCCCATTAA